Proteins encoded within one genomic window of Nilaparvata lugens isolate BPH chromosome 11, ASM1435652v1, whole genome shotgun sequence:
- the LOC111059926 gene encoding cytochrome P450 4d2-like: MLTWIQIIIAIIVVYVIFEKFRQRRLGGSLPGPPTVPFFGNALLFQGYGIEDFVCIAIRLQEEFSNLFRLWLGRHLMVYVADPASLETIYKSNDNLNKSILYEFFTDYSRGVVVAGGEKWRGLRKVVNTTFHHSNMENYQKILNDCSQILCQVLEKKCDGPIFNMDPIIHRCMLQVICSRSTLL; the protein is encoded by the exons ATGCTAACTtggattcaaattattattgcaatCATCGTAGTTTATgtgatttttgaaaagtttcgACAACGTAGATTAGGAGGCAGTCTGCCCGGCCCGCCCACTGTCCCGTTTTTTGGAAATGCTCTCCTTTTTCAAGGATATGGCATAGAAG ATTTTGTTTGCATTGCAATAAGATTGCAAGAAGAATTCAGTAATTTATTCAGATTATGGCTGGGACGTCATCTAATGGTGTATGTGGCAGACCCGGCAAGTTTAGAA ACCATTTACAAGAGCAATGATAACCTGAACAAGAGTATACTATATGAATTTTTCACTGACTATTCGCGTGGTGTCGTTGTTGCTGGAG GTGAGAAATGGCGAGGCCTAAGAAAGGTTGTAAACACGACCTTCCATCATAGCAATATGGAGAATTATCAGAAAATTCTGAATGACTGTTCGCAAATACTATGTCAAGTGCTCGAGAAAAAATGTGATGGACCAATATTCAATATGGACCCCATCATACATCGATGCATGCTCCAAGTCATTTGCAGTAGATCAActctattatga